CTGACGAACTGAAAGACATGTCCGCCTGGCGCGACCGGGTGCTGGGTGCGGTGGTGCTGGTGTTCTTCGGTCTGGCGATCACGTTGGGAGTGCTGACCCGGGCCGCGATCACGCTTCCGCTCGCGGCGCTGGCCGCCTCCTGCCGGCGGATCACCGAGGGCAGCTTCACCGAAACCATCATGCCCCCGCGGCGGCCCAAGGACATTCAGGATATGGCCATCGATGTGGAGAACATGCGGCAACGCATCGTCTCGGCACTCGACATATCGCGGGCGGCCGAGGCGCGATTGGACGAGCAGGCAATCGAATTGAAGCGTTCCAACGCCGAACTCGAGCAGTTCGCCTATGTCGCTTCCCACGATCTGCAGGAACCGCTGCGTAAGGTCGCCTCTTTCTGCCAGTTGCTCGAGAAACGCTACGGCGACCAACTCGACGAGCGCGGTGCCGAATACATCGGCTATGCGGTCGACGGTGCCAAACGCATGCAGGTGCTGATCAACGACTTGCTGAGCTTCTCCAGAGTCGGCCGGGTGGGCATCAAGCAAACCGAGGTCGAGCTGGACGCGACGCTGGATGTGGCCGTGGCCAACCTCGGCGCGGCCATCGAGGAATCACACACCGAGATCGTGCGCCCGAGTCAGCCGCTGCCCCAGGTCGTCGGGGACCCGACACTGTTGACGATGTTGTGGCAGAACCTGATTGGCAACGCGATCAAGTTCCGGCACGTTGATCGGGCGCCCCGGGTCGTCATCGACTGCGAGTTGCGCTCCGATACGCGCCAGTGGCTGTTGACCGTGTCGGACAACGGCATCGGCATTGCCGAAGAGTTCACCGAAAAGGTCTTCGTCATCTTCCAGCGTCTGCACGGCCGCGACGTATACCCCGGAACGGGGGTCGGCCTGGCACTGGTGAAAAAGATCGTCGAATATCACGACGGCGCCATTCGGATCGACACGACCTACACCGACGGAACCCGCTTCGAGTTCACACTCCCCGCTGCGGTGGGCGCGGAAGTCCCAACCGCCCTGGAAGGAGCGCACCGATGACACCAGCCGGCAGAGCTGTCGAGATTCTGCTGATCGAAGACGACCCGGGAGACGAACTCATTACCCGGGAAGCATTGGAGCACAACAAGTTCCAAAACAGGTTGCATGTCGCGCACGACGGAGAAGAGGGGCTGAACTTCCTCTACCGGCGCGGCGAGTTCGAGGGCGCGCCGCGACCAGATCTGATCCTGCTCGATCTGAACCTGCCGAAGTACGACGGTCGCCAGCTGCTGGAAAAGGTGAAGTCCGACGCCGATCTCGCCCGCATCCCGGTCGTCGTGCTCACCACTTCTTCTGCCGAGGAAGACATCCTGCGCAGCTACAAGCTGCACGCCAATGCCTATGTCGCCAAACCGGTCGACCTCGACCAATTCATCAGTGCGGTAAGGCAGATCGACGAATTCTTCCTTCAGGTGGTGCGTCTTCCGGGCGTCTAGCCCGCAATGACCGTCAGGCCTGTGGTCTGACCGGTTCTTCGGGACACACGATGCCACGCGGAGTCACCTCGTACACCCGGGTGGTCGTGATGTCGAAGAAGATGCCGACCACCTGTACGTCGCCGGACGCGACGGCGGTTGCCAGGATCGGGTGGTGGACCAGCCTTTCCAGCTGGATAGCGACATTGACGATGCTCAACTGGTCGATCTCGGAGTACCCGACGTGTTCGGCGCTCGCGCGTGCCGGATGGTGATCCCGGTAGGCGTCCAGACTCTCACCGGCATATTCGAGCCACTGGCCCATCGACGTCGCGGGCTGATCGGTGTTCTCGAGCAGCACCTTCATGGCGGCGCACGACGAATGCCCGCAGATGACAACCGAACGCACGCCCAACTGGTTGGCGGCGAATTCGAGTGCGGCGTCGACGGATCGGTCGTCCGAGTCGGTCGGCACCAGATTGCCGAAGTTGCGGACCGTGTACAGGTCGCCGGGGCCGCTGGCGGTGATGACGTTCGGCAGGATCCGTGAGTCCGCGCAGGTGAGGAACAGCGCATACGGGTCTTGTGCACCGCCGAGTCCGGTGATGTGCTGGTGCAACACGGCGGAACCATTGCGGTGGTACTCGTCGACGCGGTCGAGAATGGAAGCGTCGCCGTTGTTTTGGTGATTGGTGCGCGCCGAGCGCCACGGCACCAGCCCGATCGGAGCGGACGCGAAGTGACGTTTCGGCGGACTGGCATTCGCGTTCTGCAGCAGCTTCGCCGGCGACGTCTCGACGATGACCACCACTCCGCCCCGTTCTTCGTGGGAGCGCTGCCAATCGGAAATGGCCTCCGAGACAGAGTCGTCGATGTAGTCCGCGTTGACATTCAACGTGACCTCGGACCCCTGGGGCACCGACGCGAGCGCTTTGGTCAGGCGCGGCAGCAGCAAGAAGCTCAACGTGCCGTCGATGTCGATCCGCCACTGCTTGGACTGCTCGCCGCCAACCGGGTGCACGGAAACGGGCGCGCGCGTCACCCTGATCAGCAGGATGCCGATCGCGACCGCGAGTCCGATGGCCACACCCTCCAGCAAATTGAGGAACACCACCGACAAAATGGTGACCGCGTAGACCGCGAAATTACCTGTCCGCCAAGCCAGTTTGACATGAGCCAGCTTGACGAGCTGGGCGCCGATCACGATCAGCAGTCCGGCCAGTGCTGACTTGGGGATGAGTTCCACCAGTTCGGTGAACAGCGAGGCAAACAACAGGATCCATACGCCGTGCAGCACGGCCGACATTCGAGTGCGGGCGCCGGCGGCCACGTTGGCCGAGCTGCGCACGATGACACCGGTGACCGGCAGGCCGCCCACCAACCCGGACATCACGTTCGCGGCGCCCTGCCCGATGATTTCCTTGTCGAAGTTCGTGCGCGGCCCGTTATGTAGCTTGTCGACACCGACCGCGCACAACAGCGATTCGACGCTGGCGATCAGGGCGATCGTGAGGACACCGACGACTATGTCGCTGGTCTCCTCGATCCACGGCTTGCCTTTCGGGGACGCCCCCGAGATCTTGGGTAGGTTGAGGGTATCGAAGAAGTTGCCCGACAGGGAGATTCGATCGGTATCCAGGCCGGCCGCGATCGCCAGTGCGGTCGCGGCCACGATTGCCACCAGCGGCGCGGGGATCATTCGCAGCTTGGCGGGCAGCCTTGACCACAGCAACAAGATGACGATGACCGTCCCGCCGGTGATCACCTCATGTAGTTCGTGATGCAGGATGCCGTTCGGCAGCGCCACCAGGTTCTGCCACGCAGAGCTGTGCGACGATCCGCCCATCAGAACGTGAACCTGCTGCAGCATGATCGTGATACCGATGCCCGCCAGCATCGCGTGCACGACCACCGGCGCGATCGCCAACGCGGCGCGTGCGAGCCGGCTCAGGCCGAACGCGATCTGCAGCGCGCCCGCACCGATGGTCATCAGGCACAACATCGGGAATCCGACCTCATCGATCAATCCGGCGACAACGACGGTGAGACCCGCGGCTGGGCCACTGACCTGGACGGACGACCCGCCGAATGTTCCGGCGACGATGCCGCCCACTACCGCGGCGATCAAGCCGGCGGCGAGCGGGGCGCCGGAGGCGATCGCGATGCCCAGCGAAAGCGGCAGGGCCACAAGGAAGACGACAAGCGATGCGGGAACGTCGTGCCGCAGATTCTTCAGAAGCGACCCAGATCTGGTCGTTTCCGCAAGGTCGCTGATAGGCGCGTTCATAAGTCGACTCCTCCAACGGTTCGGAAGTCGGCAAGCGGCGGTCCGCTACCGCGGGCTGACGACTCTTTATGACCGGTAGAACGTCGCGTGTCAATCGTGCGCCGACCGGCCCTGGCAACCAAGACAAGTCACATCAGCGGACGGCAAGACATTGTGCCGCCTGCGGCTAGTTCGTGTGAGGAAGCTTGGCGCAGCTAGCCATTAACCGTGAAAAAGGCCCGTTGATTCATCGACAACTCAAAGAAAGCCAGGTGCCTACGCGTTGACAACAAGAAGTTTCATGGGCGATTCAAAGAAAGTCGCCGCAGGAAATCAGGACTCGGCCAGAAACAGTTCGTTGTGCTGGCCAGTAGCGGGTGGGGGATCGGCGGCCGCCGCGTCGAAGCTGGAGTAGCGGGCCGGCGTGCGGATCACTGTGATTTCATCGTTACCACTGCCGACCGTGAGAGCGAGTTCGTTCTCGGCGAACAGCGGGGTACCGACCACCTGCTTCCAGGTGTAGGCCAGGCAGGCCATCAAGCCGCCTTCTTGCAGCAGCTCAACCCATTCGGCGGCAGTCTTGGCAGCAAGCGCCGACTCGAGTTCCTCGGTCAACTCGGGGTAATTCATCGCGCGAGAGCGCTGATCGATGAACCGTTCGTCTTCCAGCATGTCGGGCCGGCCGATGATCTGACACAGCTTCGCCCAGTGCTTGGGTACATAGGCGCTGATCACCAGATACCCGTCGGCGGCCTTGAAAGCATCCGACGGTTGCGTGGCAAAGCCAACGCTTTTGCGCTTCTTGGTATTCGGCGCGGCATCCGGTTTCGGCTTGGGCTGCTCGCTGGGCTTGTTCAGGTGAATCGTGAGTTGGCTGGCCTGCAGCCCCACCGCGACGTCGTACATTGCGACCCGGACCACGTCGGCCACGCCGTGGCGCTCGCGGTTGAGCAGCGCCGCCAGCACCGCTTGGGCCAGCACGTGGCCGCTGGCGGCGTCGACGAGCTGGAACGGAATGATCTGTGGTTTGCCGCTCGGCGTGGGCATTCCGGTGGTCATGCCCGACTCGGCAGCGACCATCAGGTCGACCCCCGGCCTGCTGCCCTGGGGACCGTTGCCCCCGTAGGCGGACAGGCGCGCATAGACCAGCTTCGGGTTGCGAGCCCGTAACTCGTTGGGGCCCAAACCCATCCGCTCCATCACCCCGGGGCGAAAACCCTCCAGCACGACATCCGCGGTGTCGACGAGCCGGAGTACTTTTTGCTTGGCCGCATCGTCGGTCAGGTCTACCGCCACCGACTTCTTGCCCCGGTTATGCGGCCAAAACAGCGTGGGCAGTGGTGGCCGGCCGGGCAGGACCGCGACGATCTGCCGCGCCGCCTCACCGCCGGGCGCCTCGACCTTGATCACCTCGGCACCAAGGTCGGCCATGATCTGCCCAGCGAGCGGCCCGGCGATGTTCTGGGTGAAATCGAGTACCCGGTATCCGTCAAGTGGCTTGGGCGGCTGGCTGTGTGGCATCGGTGGGGCCTTCCTTTAACCTGCCTTGTGCAGAACTGCGGTGCAGTAGTAATTCTTGGCGAACGGCGCGTCCTCGCCGTCGGGCTGTTGCGGTAACCCGTTGTCCGCCAACAACTGATTCAGCGGGGTGCTGACCGGCTGCCAGCCGTGGTCGCGCAGATAGGTGGCGGCATCGCTGCGCTCCCCGGGGAAGCCCAGATCGTCGAGTACGACGTCGAGGCCGTGCTCCCGCCACCGTTGGCTGGCGCCGTCCAAGGCGTCCTGGTTGCAGCCGGTGTTCAGAAACACTTCGGCCACCAGCTGACTGCCGTCGGCGGACAGCTCGGTGATCTTGTCCAGCAAGCGATCCTGAGCGTCGGGCGGCAGGAAGCCCAATAGTCCCTCGGCGGCCCACGCGGCCGGTCGGCTCGTATCGAATCCGGCCTCCTGCAACGCCGACGGCCAATCGTGGCGTAGGTCGATCGGGACGGCCCGGATCTCAGCGGTGGGTTCGGCGCCAAGCGCCTCGATCGTGGCCGTCTTGAACTCGATGACTTCCGGCTGGTCGATCTCGAACACCGTCGTGCCCGGCGCCCAATTCAGTCGGTATCCGCGTGCGTCCAAGCCGGAAGCCAGGATCACGACCTGGCGGACACCCGCCGTCGCGGCCCGGGCGAAGAACGCATCGATATAGCGTGTGCGGGCCGCCAGCAGGTCGGTCATGCGCTGCATGCCCCACGCGGCGCCGGGCTCGTCGACGACGGCGCCATCGATTTCGCCGTTGGCCCACCGGGTGAAGAAGTCGATACCCACGGCGCGCACCAGCGGCTCGGCGAACCGGTCGTCGATCAGTGCGTCCTTGGTGGCCCGGGCCCGCCCCGCGGCAACCATGGTTGCGGTGGCTCCCACGCTGGTCGCCAGGTTCCAGGTGTCGTTATCGCTGCGCGCCACGGATGCGCCCCTTCCGCCGGTGTACTGGTTAGACAGATTAACGATACGGTCTCCGGCGGGTTCGTCGTCCCGGGTCCGGGCCGGCGTGTTGATAATGAAAATCGTTTGCATTAAGTTAGCTGAGGTCATGGACCTTTCAGCCCAAGGGGTATCGACAAATGACCAGGTCATCGCCGATGTTGCGAGCCGCGTAGCGTGACGGCCCCGATGTGGATGGCCTCACCGCCGGAGGTGCACTCGGCGCTCCTCAGTAGCGGTCCGGGGCCCGGGCCGTTGCTCGCGGCCGCGGCCGCATGGAATTCGCTGAGCGCCGAATATGCCTCGGCAGCACAAGAACTCAGTGCTTTGTTGGCGTCGACCCAGGCCGGGGCATGGCAGGGACCGAGCGCCGAGTCGTATGTGGCCGCGCATGTGCCGTATCTGGCCTGGTTGACGAAGGCCAGCACGGACAGCGCCGCGGCCGCGGCTCACCATGAGACGGCGGCCGCGGCTTACACCGCCGCGCTGACGGCGATGCCGACCCTGCCCGAACTGGCCACCAACCACGTCGTGCACGGAGCCTTGGTGTCGACCAATTTCTTTGGCATCAACACTATTCCGATCGCTGTCAACGAGGCCGACTATGCGCGGATGTGGGTTCAGGCCGCCGCCACGATGACGAGCTATCAATCGGTCTCCACCGCGGCGGTGGCGGCGACAGCGCCGGCCGACCCGGCACCGCAGATCGTGAAACCCGATGTCGCAGCCGTCCAGGATGCCGGTGGTGGCGACGACGACGAGGAGTTTCCCGATCCCACCGTAGACAACCCGTTCAACCAATTCCTTGCGCAGATTCTGCGGCTGTTCGGGATCGATTGGAATCCTGGACAAGCGACCGTGAATGGGATCCCGTACGACGAATATACGAACCCGGGCCAATTGATCTTCTGGGTGGTTCGCGCGCTGGAGCTTCTTGAGGATTTTGAGCAGTTCGGCCAGTACCTGCAGACAAACCCGGCGATGGCCTGGCAATACATCGCCTTCCTCGAGGCAGTGGACTGGCCTACTCACATCGCCGAGATCGCCAGTTGGCTCTCGAGCACGCCGCAGTTGCTGCTGGTTCCGTTCATCGCGACGGTTGCCCCATTCGGGGCCGTCGGCGGCCTCGCGGGGCTGGCCGGCTTAGCTGCGCTGCCGCACCCTGTGGTCGCGGCGGCACCGCCACCGGCTCCGGCCGCGCCCGGCATTGCGGCAGCGCTCGGACACGCTCCGATCGCCGCGCCTGCCCCGGCCCCCGCGACGGCACCGGCGGCCGCGCCCACGGTGTCCGTGGCGCCGAGCGCTGCGCCTGCCGCGCCGCCCCCTGCGGGCGGACCCGGGTTTGCGCCGCCCTACGCCATCGCTCCTCCCGGGATCGGGTCTGCGTCGGGGATGAGCGCCAGCGCGAGTGCCGGTGCGAAAAAGAAGGCGCCGCAGCCTGATGGCGCCGCAGCCACCGCGGCTGCGAGTGCGGGGGAGGCGGCCCGGGCCCGCCGGCGTCAGCGGGCGCGTCAGCGAGACTACGGCGACGAGTTCATGGACATGAACGTCGACGTCGAGCCGGACTGGGACCAGCCGTCGGTGACGACATCAGATCGCGGCGCCGGCAGTCTCGGATTCGCCGGGACTGCACGCACAGCAGCCACCGCGTCGGGCTTGACCTCTCTGGCCGGCGACGAATTCGGTAGTGGCCCAACGTTGCCGATGCTACCAGGCACCTGGGATCCAGATGGTAGCTAATTAGTTGAGAGCTGTTGGCCGGTAGAGAGGTCGTTCGGGTTGGTGGCCCGCGACGGCTCGTCGGACGGTTCTGGCGTGGCCACGACCGCTGCTGCTGACGGTTTGCAACGCTGCCCCACGTTCAGTTACCGACCGTGCCCGAAGCGGAAAATCCGCTGCTTGTTGGATCACACCCACGCGACCGAAACCCGACCAGCGGGCTTCATCCGTGCCGACTCCACAGCCTGGGGATTCTCAGGTGAGAGCGATAGTGACAGAAGCGCCGATCGCGCGTGCTCGACGGCGCGAAAAGCTCAGTGCGAGGCCGTGACTCGCATCTGATAGGTAACGCGTCGTAGCGCCGCCCCCGAGCCGTCGCCACCATGGGTGACATACGAGCGGTCGAACGATCTCGTACTCCTGATGATGACGGCTCAGGGTAGCGGGTCAGCCGGCCGCGACTTAGGGGAGGGGAAGGTGCGCAATGGTCCTATCAGTCGTTCCGCAGGCGCTAACGGCTTTCGCGGCCGCCAACAATGCTGCTGCAGAGGAGATCTCGACTGCTAGCTCCGCTGATTCCGCGGCGATGCTGAATGCTGCTGCCGCCGCGCTCGGTCCCATTGGTGCCGGCTATCTAGCGGCCTACGGGCCGGCGCAGGCCAACAACGTGACCGCCGCCCTGATGGTGGGGCGCGTACACGAGGGCATCGCAGCGGCAACGCAGGTGGCGAGCATGTCCTTCGTTGCCGCCGACGATTCGTGACGTTGGCCGGCAATGGCATTCGTGCAACAAGCGACCCCGGCTTCGCCGCCGGAGCCCGTACCGTCGGCTGTGCAAAGCCGTCAATTTGCGCAGGCATTGCCCGGGTCTGACCCCGGACCGGCCATCAACGCGAGCGAATCGAACCTCGGTGACTACTTGAATCAGCCTGTCCAAAGCATCCTCGCCCGTCTGGGCGTGCCGCCATTGCCGCAGACAACGGCAGCGCCAGACCCGGCGGATCCCCATGGTGCGCCCGCAGGCGCACCCAACAACGGGATGACGGGCATGCTGACCAATCTGTTGACCCAGATGATCCAGCCCGTGACCGATGCGCTCGGAATGCTTGGCCCGGGAATGTTCAGCAACCTGGACCCCACGCAGATGCTCGGTGGCATCTCGCAGGCTCTGGATTCGGCGGGTCAGCAGGTGCAGCCCGCCATGGCCGGCGTCAATGCTGCGTGGCAAGGTGTGGCCTCGTCGGCGGCCGGCACGAAAACCACTGCGGCGCTTGCCAACGGTGCGCAGGTAGCCAGCCAGGCGACGGCCTTGAAGAACAGCTTGTCCGCTGCGGCCGCCAGTGTGCAGCAGGCCCAGGCGCAACTCGTCGCGATTCTCAACGAATTTTCCGCGACGATAGCCGCGATAGGCCCCAACATCATCTTTCCGTGGGGTATGGCCCAAGCTATCGCGGCAGCGAACCAAGCGGTTACGTCGGCCACCGCCGTCATGACCGAATTGCAGGGCACACTGGCCACCGAATCAGCTAACACCACGGCGGTCGGCGCGCCGGTGTCGGTGACCTCGCCGCCGCAGGCAGGCTCTAGTCTCGCTGCGGCAGCTGGCAACTCGGCATCGCATTTCGGTACCAATCTCGCGGCGGTTCCGCCTGCCGCAGCGAACGCTCCGGCGGCATTCGCCAGCGCGCCCGCGGCCGCAGCATCGACGCCCGCTTCGAGCTTCGCTCCGATGTTGATGCAGGCCGCGATGCCCGCGATGGAGGGTGCGATGGGCGCGATGCAAGCCGGCGGACAGGGCGCGCCTGCCGCGGCAAGTGCTCCCGGGGCCGGGGGCGCTCTGACGGCTGGCGGCGCGGCTGCCCAGGCGCTCGGCAAAGCCGCGCCCGGTGGTGGCGCGGGTATTACTGTGCCAGGCGATCTTTCACTTGAGACCCTTCCCTCGCGAATGGCTTCGGCTCCGGCGGTCCCTGTCACTGACGCAGCCCCAGCGGTGATGAACACCGATGCCGTTGCGCAGTCCGGCATGAGCGGGTCCCCAATGATGGGGGGCGCGCCAATGGCAGCCGGAGCGCGGGCTGGTGCCGGGCGCACCCACAGTGCAGCAGCTTTCCTGCACACCTCTGACCAAGGCGATGAGATCGTCGGTGATTTGGGCAGCGTCGCCCCTGCAGTGCTTGGTCACGCAGATCAAGTCGCCAGCCCAGACATCGAATTGAGAATCTAGAGAAGGAGTTTCGGCATGAACAGTACAGCTGATTTCCGGATGCAGCCGCAAGAGGTCACCGACGCCACCAACCAACTGGACGCGTTAGCCAGCCGGGCTGAGAAACTCATGCAGACCGAGGCGCCGAACCTCACGGTGACGGCGGCGGCGCGCGACGAGGTATCCCAACGGGTGGCTTCAACCCTCAACGACGTTCACTCTCAGTTCAGCAAGTCCGCTGACCAGGCGAAAGCCGAGATACGGAGAATGGCAGCGTCTTTGCGGGCCCACACCGACAATGTCGTTGCGGCCGAAGAAGACTTCGCCGTCTAACTAGGCAATGCCGGCTCGTCTCGGAAAGGAGGTCAGGGTATGGGATTCACGAATGTGGCATGGGAGTCGCGCAGTGCGGAGCAGCTTGCCCGTGACCTCACCGATGGACCAGGGCCAATGTCGGTCGGTCAGGCGGGTGCTGCCTGGGTGCGCGTCGCCGACGAATGGGCAAGCATTTCAGAGGAATACGACAGAATCGTCGAGAAGATCAAGAGTGCGTTCACCAGCCGAGGAGCAGACGTGGGGGCGCGCAAACTCGAGGACTTCGGCCGGTGGCTGCAGTCCGTCAGCCTGAGCGCGGCGGGCAACGGTGAGCGTGCCGAGGATGCGGCGGTTGCTTATAGCGTTGCGGTGCTGGGGATGCCGAGCGTCTCCGAAGCGATCGACGCTCGAACCACCCATGACGTGATGGCGTCGCTCGCCGCGTACAACGGAGCGATACTCAACGGGCAGTTTGCCGAATTCGACCAAACGGTGGCGACTCATCAGGCCAATGCCTCAGCGGTGATGTACCAATACGAGGAGGCATGCGCCGCGCTCGCGCAGCCATGGGATCAACCCATTCCACCCGCGGTTTTTGGCGACCGCGCGGTGAAGGCCGAACAGGCCGCGAAGGCTG
The DNA window shown above is from Mycobacterium sp. Aquia_216 and carries:
- a CDS encoding response regulator, whose amino-acid sequence is MTPAGRAVEILLIEDDPGDELITREALEHNKFQNRLHVAHDGEEGLNFLYRRGEFEGAPRPDLILLDLNLPKYDGRQLLEKVKSDADLARIPVVVLTTSSAEEDILRSYKLHANAYVAKPVDLDQFISAVRQIDEFFLQVVRLPGV
- a CDS encoding PPE family protein; translation: MTAPMWMASPPEVHSALLSSGPGPGPLLAAAAAWNSLSAEYASAAQELSALLASTQAGAWQGPSAESYVAAHVPYLAWLTKASTDSAAAAAHHETAAAAYTAALTAMPTLPELATNHVVHGALVSTNFFGINTIPIAVNEADYARMWVQAAATMTSYQSVSTAAVAATAPADPAPQIVKPDVAAVQDAGGGDDDEEFPDPTVDNPFNQFLAQILRLFGIDWNPGQATVNGIPYDEYTNPGQLIFWVVRALELLEDFEQFGQYLQTNPAMAWQYIAFLEAVDWPTHIAEIASWLSSTPQLLLVPFIATVAPFGAVGGLAGLAGLAALPHPVVAAAPPPAPAAPGIAAALGHAPIAAPAPAPATAPAAAPTVSVAPSAAPAAPPPAGGPGFAPPYAIAPPGIGSASGMSASASAGAKKKAPQPDGAAATAAASAGEAARARRRQRARQRDYGDEFMDMNVDVEPDWDQPSVTTSDRGAGSLGFAGTARTAATASGLTSLAGDEFGSGPTLPMLPGTWDPDGS
- a CDS encoding class I SAM-dependent methyltransferase; this translates as MARSDNDTWNLATSVGATATMVAAGRARATKDALIDDRFAEPLVRAVGIDFFTRWANGEIDGAVVDEPGAAWGMQRMTDLLAARTRYIDAFFARAATAGVRQVVILASGLDARGYRLNWAPGTTVFEIDQPEVIEFKTATIEALGAEPTAEIRAVPIDLRHDWPSALQEAGFDTSRPAAWAAEGLLGFLPPDAQDRLLDKITELSADGSQLVAEVFLNTGCNQDALDGASQRWREHGLDVVLDDLGFPGERSDAATYLRDHGWQPVSTPLNQLLADNGLPQQPDGEDAPFAKNYYCTAVLHKAG
- a CDS encoding PPE domain-containing protein — encoded protein: MGFTNVAWESRSAEQLARDLTDGPGPMSVGQAGAAWVRVADEWASISEEYDRIVEKIKSAFTSRGADVGARKLEDFGRWLQSVSLSAAGNGERAEDAAVAYSVAVLGMPSVSEAIDARTTHDVMASLAAYNGAILNGQFAEFDQTVATHQANASAVMYQYEEACAALAQPWDQPIPPAVFGDRAVKAEQAAKAADEGTGAGAKGGGGASLPPPPLASFRAAEVRSTSAAKEPHKIESMASASGAGPVGTGYGPMGALGRGTNTREHPSSLEATLDGGGEPGAGLSPAESSWLPATQQSDAPFTVSHVSWGPNTSVFDQPAGPVQPEPPQFADAPQPTLEQVSDRWVSPPVIGVDKGLTL
- a CDS encoding sensor histidine kinase — its product is MTGPHLRAQLTVRGWLFLVLLSMGVLVLLGAVGGTLLLNRTDELSRSLSDQIAPARVAAFQLQAALRDQETGVRGYAIAADRQFLTPYYDGQHAEHAAAEEIRRLLGGRVDLINDLDAIERAADNWRASSAEPLIASVTPNSPDVVNSRDADRGKAEFDHLRELFDTQNVDFTAASAHATDELKDMSAWRDRVLGAVVLVFFGLAITLGVLTRAAITLPLAALAASCRRITEGSFTETIMPPRRPKDIQDMAIDVENMRQRIVSALDISRAAEARLDEQAIELKRSNAELEQFAYVASHDLQEPLRKVASFCQLLEKRYGDQLDERGAEYIGYAVDGAKRMQVLINDLLSFSRVGRVGIKQTEVELDATLDVAVANLGAAIEESHTEIVRPSQPLPQVVGDPTLLTMLWQNLIGNAIKFRHVDRAPRVVIDCELRSDTRQWLLTVSDNGIGIAEEFTEKVFVIFQRLHGRDVYPGTGVGLALVKKIVEYHDGAIRIDTTYTDGTRFEFTLPAAVGAEVPTALEGAHR
- a CDS encoding SulP family inorganic anion transporter — its product is MNAPISDLAETTRSGSLLKNLRHDVPASLVVFLVALPLSLGIAIASGAPLAAGLIAAVVGGIVAGTFGGSSVQVSGPAAGLTVVVAGLIDEVGFPMLCLMTIGAGALQIAFGLSRLARAALAIAPVVVHAMLAGIGITIMLQQVHVLMGGSSHSSAWQNLVALPNGILHHELHEVITGGTVIVILLLWSRLPAKLRMIPAPLVAIVAATALAIAAGLDTDRISLSGNFFDTLNLPKISGASPKGKPWIEETSDIVVGVLTIALIASVESLLCAVGVDKLHNGPRTNFDKEIIGQGAANVMSGLVGGLPVTGVIVRSSANVAAGARTRMSAVLHGVWILLFASLFTELVELIPKSALAGLLIVIGAQLVKLAHVKLAWRTGNFAVYAVTILSVVFLNLLEGVAIGLAVAIGILLIRVTRAPVSVHPVGGEQSKQWRIDIDGTLSFLLLPRLTKALASVPQGSEVTLNVNADYIDDSVSEAISDWQRSHEERGGVVVIVETSPAKLLQNANASPPKRHFASAPIGLVPWRSARTNHQNNGDASILDRVDEYHRNGSAVLHQHITGLGGAQDPYALFLTCADSRILPNVITASGPGDLYTVRNFGNLVPTDSDDRSVDAALEFAANQLGVRSVVICGHSSCAAMKVLLENTDQPATSMGQWLEYAGESLDAYRDHHPARASAEHVGYSEIDQLSIVNVAIQLERLVHHPILATAVASGDVQVVGIFFDITTTRVYEVTPRGIVCPEEPVRPQA
- a CDS encoding CoA transferase, yielding MPHSQPPKPLDGYRVLDFTQNIAGPLAGQIMADLGAEVIKVEAPGGEAARQIVAVLPGRPPLPTLFWPHNRGKKSVAVDLTDDAAKQKVLRLVDTADVVLEGFRPGVMERMGLGPNELRARNPKLVYARLSAYGGNGPQGSRPGVDLMVAAESGMTTGMPTPSGKPQIIPFQLVDAASGHVLAQAVLAALLNRERHGVADVVRVAMYDVAVGLQASQLTIHLNKPSEQPKPKPDAAPNTKKRKSVGFATQPSDAFKAADGYLVISAYVPKHWAKLCQIIGRPDMLEDERFIDQRSRAMNYPELTEELESALAAKTAAEWVELLQEGGLMACLAYTWKQVVGTPLFAENELALTVGSGNDEITVIRTPARYSSFDAAAADPPPATGQHNELFLAES
- a CDS encoding type VII secretion target yields the protein MVLSVVPQALTAFAAANNAAAEEISTASSADSAAMLNAAAAALGPIGAGYLAAYGPAQANNVTAALMVGRVHEGIAAATQVASMSFVAADDS
- a CDS encoding PE family protein translates to MNSTADFRMQPQEVTDATNQLDALASRAEKLMQTEAPNLTVTAAARDEVSQRVASTLNDVHSQFSKSADQAKAEIRRMAASLRAHTDNVVAAEEDFAV